The genomic DNA ctatttataaatattaacgaGTCACATATCCAAATTTATTCATCTAAATAGTTTATatgtattaaataaatataaataagtttttatgaGGTTGAATACTAAAATTGTTTATAAATATTTGATTTATTGACAAAGACGGATGAGTTACCGTACATAGAAATGAAGAGCGGAATAATCTTTAAAAAACTTATACAACTCTCAAATGCTCAAATGTAAGAATGGAACGAGTCTTTAATCATGATTAACCATAAGacaaattaattattataataatttaaaatatttaattctatcaaaattaataatatcacaagaaataaggaaaatagcGATAGCTAAATATTATTATTAACAACGAAATATAAATTCCTCGCTAATAAAACAAACATTAGCAACGTGTTTGTCGAGTTTACATTAGCGACGAGTTTGTTAATTTGTCGCTAAGAAAACAAACATTAGCGATGAGTTTGTCTAATTTGCCGCTAATATCAAGATTAAGCAACGAATTTATCAAATTCATCACCACCATCCTGCCACCTCTCCTCTTCGAATTAAAAGAGGAAAAACCAACAACCACCATCGGAGAGCTTCATTTCCACCACCGGCTCCACATCCACAGCCCCTTCTTCTCTTCGGGTTAGAATAGAAGTGAAGCTTCTTAATCATCCGTCTATCTACCTCTTCCGGTTAGGAGAATGAAGACCCGACAGCTCCACCTCTTTGGGTTAGAAGAGGAGGATTCGCCCTCCATTCCGATCCACATATGACAGcccttctttcctctcctcttcgggttagaagaggAGTGAACATCCACTTTATCTTCTGATAACCCCTCTTCTCTTCAGGTTAGAAGAGAAGAGGTCCTCCTTCATCCGTGCTTCAATCAACCCCTTCCGAAGCTCCATCCCTAACTGTGTTCGGTCACTCCCATAAATTTGGGTGATGTCTTTAATTATGTGTTGAGTGTTGATTATTGATGTGTTGATGGTTGATTAATGttgagttgattgttgaattgtaATGACATTAATCTCCCATGTTTCAAATTGCATGCGTTAGACTTGAATTGGTAGATGCATATTAGGTGTTCGATGAAATTTCCCAACCACTTTTGCTCCTATATTTGTTGCAATTATGCTAGTTTAATTTCATGCAATTCTTGTTTTTTGATGTTTGTTCTTGTGATTAAGTTAGATGAAGTATGTTAGATTAAATTAGGTTTTTGTTGAATGCTTTAAGATTATTATTCATTAGGTTTAGTAATACTTGCTTTGCTATTCATTTATTCTATTGTCTTTTTATTCATTAGGTTTAGTTTAAATCTTGTTTTGTTATTCATTAATTTACATCATCAATAGATTTTTCTTTAATGATTAATCAGATTTATTGAGAAGAAAGCATTGGATTGGAGAGACTTATATTCAATTGAAGCAAATCATAGCTTTTAATAACCATTAGATTTGTGAAACAATTTACTTTAAGTTTCCATTGATAGAAAATTAGTGGAAGATCCTAATCGATAATCCAAAGAACTTGTGGGATTACATATCAACAAAGATATAATCATCaattaatatgatatttattttagtacatcattttttatttttttttcccttaatATGTAGCTAAACGAGAAATATCTTGATTTTGAGCACAAGGAGACTGTTGAAACTTTACGGCTTACTACTTGGAACATTCCTGAATGGGGTTCGTTGAAGTTGCGCCAGCTGAGACAGTGTCGTAGGCAGAAATGCTCCGTCGTAGTAAGTTCTTTGGATGTGAACTTGATGgtatatatgatttttatttgttGTGTTACTTGTTGTTAGAATTGTGAATTTGTTAATTATTGATAGAGTTGTGTTATTTATTTGTTGTGCTGTTGTTAGAGTTGTTCGTGAATATTGTTAGAGTTGTGAATGTTTTGTGAACTTGATGGTGTTGAAATATGAGTATTTGTGAGTTTCTTTATGAATTTGTATATAGGATATgaatgaaaataaatattttttttaaacaatagtTAGCAACGATTTTGGAGAAAATCATCGCTAACAACAATTTTAGTGGCGATTTTCTCTAAAATCGTTGCTAACCGTCGATACCCagcaaattttctaaaaaatgattTCCTATGAATTTATTATTAAATCAGCTCTAACTAATTATATTAGAGCATCCGCAACGTTAATTCGTTATAACATTCACCACCTCATCAAAAAGTATATGGCCCACTaccacatactcattataacaataTATCTCTTTAACTCACATCCCTTTTAatattaacactcattatttatggaCCTCACCATCCACTTATTCAtcctttttattaattttttaaataatataaaaaatttataatttaaaaaagaaaaagaaaatattaaaaaattaagagaGAGGGTGTTCAAACCTTTGAACATGAACACCTTTGAACACCCTCTCTCCTTTCTCTTGTGAGTGGGTATTATAGGGGGTATTAAATGGATATTATAATACCCATTTAACACCCCATTGAGGATGCTCTAAAACGACGAGTTTAGTAAAATTCGTCGCTAACCAATGTGTATCTTAGCAGTGCATATATTAATCTTAACGACATTTTATAGTATGTCGTTAATTTTAGCGGTGAATTATTAATAATCGTCGCCAAATATGGTTTACGACAAGTTTATTATGATGATCATAGCAACGAATTGTTTTTGCCGCAAACGATTATTAGCGAAGAAATAATGAGTTTAGCTATGGAAAAATTTCGTAGCTAAATTTTGTTGTTCTTGTAGTTGATCTCAGATAAAACTAATACCTCAAATTAAATATTACGAATATATAATAATGTACCTACTTATCCACGATCCATATTCTTCCATATCTAATATTGTAATTTGTTTATAGctaatcataaaaaataaaataaaatattttgctcTCTATATATTAACTCACACAAGTTAAATATATGTGGAAGTGTTTTTTTTGgtttagattatttttgtttgttAATTTATACAGTTCGTCCGACTAATTAATTTGAGAGAGGATGGGTTTAgtcctataatttttttttattagggATAACAGTAAATCGGGAAGTATTTATGAAGTGATATCTAGATGACCAATATTTTTAGGTATGTTTTTCACTTGAGCGAAAATACTTCTGCAATACCCCATAAGTGAAActcaaatattaaatttcttagtGATCCCGTTCGAAAGCAGAGAAGATGGTTCACTGGAAAGGTGACTCTGATGTTGACTGTTTGAAGACTTTGATTCAACAAAAAGTGACTCCGCAGTTCTTCGTATCAAAAGGAGTGTTAGTGGTCGGACCAAGGGGTCTCGATGTAGGCTCTCCAACATTTAAATCAGTGATTGAGTCGAATATATGAACAGTAGGATGAACAGTAGCTATGAGTGTATAAAATTACATATTATCACATACATCCATTTGTAGATGaagacccccttttatagtgttattATTTGTCTGTGCACGAATATTAAAGTATTTAAAAAACATGATAGACTATAAAGATATTCTAATACTTTTTCTAAAATGGATCCACAATCTCTGTGTTTGGCAGAGGAAGTTTCTACTATACAATTTGCATGCAGAATATTTTCTGTCATGCGTGGCATAAGACGTCAAAAAGAAATATGAGATCGTTGGATTGAGAGGTCGTATGCTTACATGTCAAGCCGATTGAGTTCCTCCTATGACTTGATCGACAATCGCTGATAAGGATTTAGTCGATTGGACTTATAGAGTGTTGTCGACAACTCGTCATTCACTCGACCTATTTGTTTAGCTAAAGGATTTAATCGGACCAGGCATCCATTCTGTTAGATTGGACTATAGATCCAATTGGCTAGACTACTCGACCtagttaattataatcatgttATTTTTCAATTGACAAATAAGTCTTTGCTCTAGAGAGTGATGACTCGTCTTGAGTTATTCGTCAATATTTAGAGACTCGACGTCCGATACACCCAATGGTCTGGTCAGATAACCTAATGGGCTCGACGTCCAACCGACCCAAATGGTCCGGTCAAATTACCTCTCGGCCACGATGATTGACCGTGCTGACTTCAAAGATTGACCTTTTCTTGACTTTGACCGTCATGTCAATCAATCCTATTAACTTTTACCTAACTCGAAAACTCCGCATCATCAATTGTATGACTTAGTTATTTATTAGAGGGTCTGACTATTAAACCGTGATCCCACAAAAGTTTTTGTTTAGACTAATGGCTTAACATgagatgtttaaattttgtaaaacACCAGTAAACCCTTAATCAATCACACATACACACTGTAAGTAATTAATCACTAaagtattaattaatttgaatattaatgaAAAATGGCGGGTTCGAATGGATCCGTTCCCGGCAAATTCTTTCATTTTCTATGTACAAATAAATACTCAATACTTTTCTCTGTTCATTCAAAACCCTTCCTCGTCTCGcttcctcaaaaaaaaaaaacagagagagaGGGTTCCAATGGCCGCTGGATTTTTCCATTGCTCGCTGCCAGCCTTGTGGGCCAGAAAGCGCCGGCGAACGGAGCGCCGTCGCTCTTCGCCTCCGCCGTCTCCTGTCCTCAGTCAAGATGAGGAGGACTGCATCCTCGGCCTCCTCAAGCTGTCGCGTTCCCCGCTCGCCCCTCACGGCGGGGTTCAGCAGCCGACAGAGCCAAAGCAACAGCCGGCGCTTCTTACCCGATCGTCGCCTCCGCCGACGATACAGCAGCAAGAGCAGTCTCTGCTCTTGTCCCCGGCGCTGAAACAGCATCGGAAGAAGGAGCCGCTTCCTCCTCCAACGCCTTCGACCGATGATCTGCGCCCCTACAAGTGTTCAGAATGCGGCAGAGGATTCACTTCGTACCAGGCCCTCGGCGGCCACAAAAGCAGCCACCACCGGAAACGCCCAGCGCCTAGCCCCCTGTCGGAAAAGCAGCGGCACGTGAAGGCGAGAAGATCAATAGCGATGCCATCGACTTCACTGGTGGAGTGATCGCCGAAGCAGCAACTAGGCATCGATTTCAACCAGCCGGTGATAGTTGGCCGCCGATGAatctccttcctctcttctctgctttaatttcaatttaggGCAATGAGTTTGATTCATTAATTTCTTGCTACTACAAAACTAATTGTTGTAGTTTCtgttaatatttaaaaatgttgTACATGATACAAAaacatttattcatttatttttgataatttcgatgATCTATCTTTTGAAGGGGATAAAAAACATTTGAATGCGTTTCTGATTGATATTTCTATCTGTAATTGTTTAAAATGCGTTGGTTTTGATTTCCTATTATTGATTTCAGCATAGCTTTCACTTAATGCATAGCTAATTTCTATCtacaattttttataattttaaaaatcaagagaAGTTTTACTAAATATTAATAAGGGCATTTGAACACCATCATTAATTTGAATGTTAACACACACTCAAATTCATATTTAGTCTTAttgtatattaaataaataaaataaattttaaatgtatACTTGTAATtccataatattattattttaaatatatttattactaaaaaaaatttatcttcTCTTACCGGTGttgtttatttaaaaataaaatttattatagatTTGAAAACAGTACAacctagaaaaaaaaatcatagttacataaaattaaaataacataTAAATTAAACGTTTGGAAATATATAAAAAACTAATTCCGGCATATTTTAAGAATTCACGAAATTTCTTAAACTAGCCGATTGGAATTTatcgattttttttatataaaatttaatcatTCAAAGACcattggatatatatatatatatatatatatatatatatatatatatatatatatatatatataaatgatcctgtccgaatcgctgaatcaacgaacgctgggTACGTGACGCTCTCCaagctgctgacgtagatctccggccggtcgtacggtgctctggcgaacctgcacagaaatcgggccaggaaggggttcccggcgacgattctccgacgctcaagtcaggcaaagctcgacaacaaAGAAGTAGCTCCAAATATTGTAAAATGCGTACCTCTGGTGAAATGcaaagctccttatatagagctggggagGAGCTCAGGCACACATACCTAAGcaaacacgtgtcctcagcccataacccagtaagggcctgtcagcaattagcttacctgacaccatactgctacagtccaagcatgtcttcgatgggacaacggcACCCCTTGTcgtcagatttggagtatggccggattataaagcatgcccgctgtcataatatgtcctttgtccttttctccttactccctgtCGGGCGTCCGACCGGCCAGCACTTGCCTTACGTCCGGTCGACCATATATAGTCATCTACTTGGGAGATACTCGGTGATGTGCTTTGTGGAAACTGTTAGCAAtatgttaccttatgtcttcggctgaGCGTGCCATCCGCTCAGCCTTACAATCCTGTTcgacgagcgtcggaaccctaacTCCCcgccgggtgcctttgactccgCTGGGACCTCGCTCGGTCGACCGGTCTcctcttctccggtcggccgaccgatcccctcttctccggtcggtcgttcggccctttgacttccacgtggcattgacttcCCTCAACCGAAGTGCCTCTTCTTAtcgtcggatcacttgcctccccttcaagtctagtcgaaagaggcgattagtccgactgactggaccgtcaGTTGAGCCGAGCGGCGCGCTGCCACAACCATCCGCTCGGAAACCAAGGGTAGCCAAAAGGCCAGTCAACGCCACCGTTACTCAGCATCTTTTCGAATTTTCCGCCAATCTTCATCATTAAGGTCTAGCACGCGCGCATTAAATGTGTTCCAGtggttgaatgccacgtggcgatgcTGTCGTCATCGTATGGCGGCGGCATGGTGTCCTGATGGATCGAGgtggttcgaaatgaacggcacGATGAGTactccgattctcgcgacctggatccaacggtggaggccgctcgggctctaCCCTATAAAAAGCTTCGTTCTCTCTTCGCCGCACTATTGCTCTCGCGTGCCTTCAACTTCTCGCGTTCCAGTTCCCCGGCGATCTCCTTCTTCTGGTTTCGGCAATCTCCGATGCTCTTTTCTTCAATCTTCCTCTTCGTTGCAAGGTTCTCTTTCTTTCCCTCTTTGCTTCCGGTGTTTTCTTTACATTTCCTTCCAAGTTTCCATCTTCGGGACACTGTTCTATTGCCATTTTGCTTTTATCTTCTGCTTcgtcttttttggtttcgtccTCTCGGataatggctagttcttctcatcctgaagaccaaTCCCTCGACCCTTGGTACACCACCCTGCAGTCACGATTCGATCGGCGTGACTTTGATATTCTgaccgataattttgaaatccccggtgattttgaacttctgttagccggtccctccgctcggccacacaagccGCCGCgcagagctttctgtgtcttccgtgaccagtttactgccggtctgcgtttccctgtacatcacttcattgtagatgtttgtaacttttttggtgttccgctcggcagtctagtacccaacacctttcgccttctctgtggtgttgttgttttgttcaagatccacaacatccccctccgaccagaGGTCTttaattatttctattaccccaagcagtccgagccgggcaccttcatgttccaagctcggcccggcttagtcttctttaataaactgccttcttccaataaacattggaaggagtattttttctatattcgtatgcccgatcaggccaatttccggaccaagtggcaggtcgacctaccccccactcctgagctgaagaagttcaagacccgaccggactacctccatgctgcaaatatgctagccggtctgcggcttgacatcaataagcttctgcacgaaggagtgatgtacatcttcggcctgagtctcatacggactcctcttccgagcagcttcgttaagaattttacttgggcatatactttgattgctaactgatttctcttctttcctttgcagcggacatcgtcatggagtcggtaatgaCCGGCATTTTGAAAAAAAAGGCGGCAGtgctcgaagccgcggcagcaaaggagatggaggcgctcgacatccagccggtcggctcgcatgaaggggagagcgggactcatgaagagtcagccgctcaggcctctcagcaGAATGTGGCAAGTGGAGCCACCCCCAGCGGAGGACCAACTGTCCAAgaagaaggttccgctcgggaagagggacAACCCGGCtcgaagaggcgccgagtggagactccagtCCGATCGGCTACGTCTGTCGTTCAACCGTCCGCCCGAGCTACTACACGtgctcgcggcaaggctccagaggtcgaaGCTATTTCGTCTGACCGGACGccctctgaatgggacgagccggcagcCCCTATTGAGGCTATTCATGTCAACACCCTTCCGCCTGCTCCTCAACCAGTCCAGCGTTCAACTATCCTATCTCaattttcggcgccggcctctgatcctcttccgaccgccggtcggatgacccccggtcatggccgcactgtacgggtcactcttcatctcccgactgaagagctgctgccagaggccgaccgcccaaccgcacccgagcacaccatcaccttgaaggggcccctagctgagatgtgggccgacgctcgggcgcgcgtcgcgctgatccccctccgaaatttggccaatagccacatgcaggaagccacgggggtaagtttgttttcttcgaAGTTTGGTATGCATTATCTCCGCtcggccactaacaacttctaattttctctcgccagagatgggtggaggagatagctgtctccaaccgcctgacgatggtggacgaggaattAAGACAACTGATGGCGGCTAGCGGttcgtccggctctcaaggcccttcgtatgctgagctgcaaaaggagctgaagaaagctcaagatttgttggcggccgagcagaagaagtcggccgatcaggcccacgccttggccgagtccgagcgacaggtcaaatcgctcgacacaaaaataaccctagCCACTACTCGCAAAAACACGGCCATCTCcaatctggagaaaaagaatgtggaggctcggggcctagagcagAAAGTAAAGGGGCTGATGGACCAGCTCGATGGCGAGAAAGCAGGTCGCTCGGCTGAGGCACTGAAGCATATagacgagctgaaaactctgcaggagtcctTCGACGTgtctcaattggccttcaaagaataccaagaggctGAGCCGAGCTGGGTCACcgccctgagacagaattacatccgctcgcccgaattttcagagaaggtttgtgagcggatgtacactgcctttgacctcgccatgaccgccaccaccgcatatttgaagtccaaggggcaacttcccgagtccTTCGCCATCCCGGCTGCAGATCAAGTGGCGCTTCTTGACAAtatccccaaggatctttatgATTATTTAGAGTAGAAGCTTAAATGTAATCTAGCCGTTCGGCTATGAACTACCCCCTTTTTGTAATTTGGCTGCTCGGCCTTATTTTCTTTAAtgtaatctccttttgcttgttgTTTCTTTGATATGATATCTCGAATCGAAGTTTATCTGTGTGCCGACCGCCCGCCTTTTATCACACTTAGATGCCGATCGTTCGCTAAATATGTAACGTTCCCCTTAGCAGAGATCGTTGGCTAGATACTAATGAAGTACCTTCGGGTATAGAGCCGAGCGGATCGGATACAGGAgcggtcgaacgatattgacgcTTTGATAACAGAATTCCTTGGACACTTGCCGTCCTTATTGCCCTCTTatgctcagagggtttatagacgccggctcgtctctcgatttttaacgtcggagctcgacggtcttccgctcggaggggttatagacgccggctcgtctctcgatttttaacgtcagagctcgacggtcttccgctcggagagtttatagatgccggctcgtctctcgatttttaacgtcggagctcgacgatcttccgctcggagggtttatagacgccggcacgtctctcgatttttaacgtcggagctcgactgtcttccgctcggagggttaatagacgccagctcgtctctcgatttttaacgtcggagctcgacggtcttccgctcggagggtttatagacgccggcacgtctctcgatttttaacgtcggagctcgacggtcttccgctcggagggtttatagacgtcggctcgtctcgattttaacgtcgagctcgacggtcttccgccggagggtttatagacgccggctcgtctcgattttaacgtcgagctcggcggtcttccgccggagagtttatagacgctctctcgatttttaacgtcgagctcgacggtcttccttcggagggtttataggccactcgtctctcgatttttaacgtcttagctcgacggtcttccgctcggagggtttatagacgccggctcgtctctcgatttttaacgtcagagctcgacggtcttccgctcggagagtttatagacgccggctcgtctctagatttttaacgtcggagctcgacgatcttccgctcggagggtttatagacgccggcacgtctctcgatttttaacgtcggagctcgactgtcttccgctcggagggttaatagacgccagctcgtctctcgatttttaacgtcggagctcgacgaccttcaagGCTAAGTTGAACattgccgttcggcgaagctatttgtcaTCCTTTATCTTTTTGCTGcatgcattacaagtacataggcgaccacaACGTATGcaagattacatcagcgcacctcttacccagctcggtacggctggagatgattcgcgctccatggtcgatccagctgccggtcgttttcatcctccaaataataagcgcccgagcggagcttttcgatgattttgaagggccccgcccaaggagcttccagcttgccaacgtcgccaaccgactttactttcttccagacaaggtcaccAACCTGGAACGATCggggaattacgcgccggttgtaattttgcttcatccattgtcggtacgccatcagccggacggacgccttggctcgctcttcttcgaccagatccagctccatgttcctccgctcggcgttatcatcatcataactCTGGATCCGGAcagactctacgccgacttcgacatgaataactgcttcgccgccatacaccagatggaacggcgtgacgtccgtgccctccttcggggtcgttcggatggcctaTAGGATGcctgacacttcatccacccagcttcctcccaaatggtcgagccgagtgcgcaAAATgagaagaatttcccgattggctacttcagct from Zingiber officinale cultivar Zhangliang chromosome 4A, Zo_v1.1, whole genome shotgun sequence includes the following:
- the LOC121972543 gene encoding uncharacterized protein LOC121972543 gives rise to the protein MAAGFFHCSLPALWARKRRRTERRRSSPPPSPVLSQDEEDCILGLLKLSRSPLAPHGGVQQPTEPKQQPALLTRSSPPPTIQQQEQSLLLSPALKQHRKKEPLPPPTPSTDDLRPYKCSECGRGFTSYQALGGHKSSHHRKRPAPSPLSEKQRHVKARRSIAMPSTSLVE